TTCAAAAGTTTTTCCAACTTCTTCTAATAATTGACTGACAGTCAGTTTTTTGAATTTATCGACTATTGTAAATATTGTCTGAATATCCATATCATTAATAAACCTTCCTTTGTGGTAGTAATTACTTAAAAATTTATAATTAAAAAGAAGATTTGAGTCTATGTCTCTATAATGTAGCATGCTAAATTTGATCGTATTTTTTCGAAGTGTTTTTTCAATTTCTAAAAGCTCTGAAGCTTCTTTAGTGCCAACATTTAATATGATTAATTCTTCTTTATCATTTTTATATTTTACATAATAATCAGGAACAAATTCTTTAATTATATTTTTAAAGAAATAGTTAACCTTGAAGGGCTGTTCACAATAACTTATGATATTATCATCTTTTTCTAAAATGTGCATGTAATCTTTTACTATTTGATGAGTTACTTTCTTTTCAGAGGTTTTCTGAATAATGAGCGAGTCTGTATTTATAAGATATTTTGTTAAATCAATCTCATAAGTCTTTTTTGAACTTATTATCACCATGTATTATAATTTTAATGGCGTAGATGATTTATTAAGATCAGAATTATCACTTTCTTTTGTAAAGAATGAGGATATTTGTTCAAATTTTATCATCTACTTTACAAATTTACAGGGGGAAGCTATCCACAGCCAGGAGAGATATCCCTCGCACATAATGGTGTTTTATTCCTTGATGAAATGCCTGAGTTCAAAAGAACAGTGCTTGAAGTGATGCGACAGCCCTTAGAAGATCGTGAGGTTACCATTTCAAGGGCAAAGTTTACAGTAAACTATCCCTCGAGCTTTATGCTTATTGCATCGATGAATCCAAGTCCTAGTGGATATTTCCCTGATGATCCTAATAATACTTCATCCCTTGCGGAAATGCAGCGTTATATGAATAAATTATCAGGCCCTCTTTTAGATCGTATTGATATCCACATAGAAATCCAAAAAGTTGAATTTGAGCAATTAACTGAAAAGAGAAAGGGTGAAAAAAGTGAAACGATCAGAACAAGGGTACTGAAAGCCAGAGACATCCAACAGGCCAGATATCAAGATTTAGAAATTAGTTACAATGCGCAAATGGGCTCGCGACAAATTGAGCAATTTTGTGCTTTAGATGAGGTTTCATTTGCTCTGATAAAACAAGCGATGGACAAGCTGGGGTTGTCCGCAAGAGCGTATGACAGAATTCTGAAGGTTGCACGGACAATTGCAGATCTTGACGAATCTGAGAATATTCTCTCACATCATATTTCTGAAGCCATACAATATAGAAGTTTGGATCGGGAATTTTGGAATGTTTGATATGGACTTATATGGGGTAAAAGCCTTCATCAATTTTATATTGTAAATGCATCATACTGATATGCAAAATCTGTATGTTTAGTAAATGTTCTCTTCAACCGGTAAACAGAATAATTTATCTTTTTTTATTACAATAAGATCATCAAAATAAAAACTTGCCTCAACATTCTTAATCTCGGCTAATTTTTGACCTTCTTTATTTTTGCATGTAAGTGTAAAGGAATGGGGAAGAACTCTTTTTAAGGTCCATATTTGAGTTTCGGAATCGGAATGAGGCTGCTCATCCAGTATAAGATCAAATAGCCACAAACAGTCTTCAAAATTAACCATATCATTAATCCCTTCTGTAAATTGGTATTCCTCCTTATAGTCGTGTAAATCCTGAGCAACTGAATAAACATTATATAACTCATTCGCTGAGTTTCGACGAATATTGTGTTTGTTGTTCATGGTTTTAGTTTTTGTTATGGAAGAAGGTTTAAATTGACGGAAAGATTCAGATGCTTCAAAATGTTTGTAGTAAGCATGTGATGGTTCAACGAAATTTTTCATGTTTTTAGAATTTTATTTTAATTTTGTTTTATATCTTTGCACAAATATAGTCAAAATTTAGACCAAAATAAAATAAAAATGGACAAAATAACAACCATAAAAGAAAGAATCCTATTTTATTTGGAGGAAAAGAGCATTAAAAAGGAGTCTTTTTACAGGGAAACAGGGATGTCCGCTTCTAATTTCAAAGGAGCAGGACTAAAAAGTGACCTTGGTATTGATAAGGTTGTTAAAGTTTTAGAGGTGTATCCGGAGCTGAATGCTCACTTACATTGGCTTATAAAGGGAGAGGGGGTATTGGATTTAAGTAATTCAGAGAAAGTATATGAGGTTGAAGAACAAGAATTACAACCTGATCATATGTTGAAGAGTAAAGATTTTAATGAAGATATAGGTGACCTATTAGCTAATATTTATGCCCAATACAATACACAGGATAAAAGCTTGCTGTTCATCCAGAACCAGATATCGAAAATGGAAAAGAAACTGGAAGCCTCTATCGCTAAGCAAAGCAAATATTTGGAAAGAATTTTAGCTCAGGTCGAGGAAAAAGAATCAAGATCAAAGTAAGCTAGTTCTTGTTTACGATGATTTTTTCAGATCCTGATAATAATGTTTTAGTTCGGGTACTGAGAATGAGATAGCCGAGTTCGTTAGTAAAAAGCTCCAAATCCTGCATAGTACCAATAAATCCATTATTGATCTCTTTTTTTACCAATCTCATTTTTTCAAGATATTGCTCTTCGGACAAAATTTCCGCAATGTAATCCTCCCAAAGTTTATCACTAAGAGCAACAAGAATTTTTAAACTTTCTCTGTGATTACTCATTTTTTGTGATATCGTTACGTTTGTATAATATGGAAGAAAACCTTTCTAAGGTACTATTGTTAAATTTATCAATAACACTTATTTCTCTATAGTAGTTGTCTAATCGATAGATAAGATAAACAATTATAGCAATAATGGCGATAATCGCTATATCAGCATATCCGGAAATTATATTTTTATTGAAAAATATAAACTTAATATAGGTCGCTAAGTGAAAATATCCGGAAACAAAAACCACATAGAAGGTATATCTATGAGCTTTGAATAATCCTCCTAATGCAAGGAGGATTATGCACGATGGGATTGATAGAAAATAGATTGCTGAATCTAAATCCAAACGCCTTTCGCCGGCATTATTTGCCAGCTGGACATTAACATCAATAAAATAACCCACAATATTATTCAGAAAAGGTAAGATCGCCGAAATCAACACGAATGCAGACATCGTAATCTGAATAATCAGCTTACTTAGGCCTATCCGGCTTTGTCGGGTCGATTGTGTCGGCGGTACTGTTGCTTGTTCCATCTTTTGAATCTGGCTCATTTGGTGTTTCTACTGGTTTTGTTACGGTATCGCTAACGATTTTTACATTTTTTGCCGCTTTTAAATCTGCTTTTGTGCCTTCCGATTGTAAAGCGGGAGCGTCTTCATTACTTCTGTCATCACATGCTACCAAAAGGGTCAGCAATGCGATCCCGGATAAAATTAATTTTAAGTTCATAACAATATATTTTTTTTAACAACTTAAAGATAAGTCTTAAAACTTAAATTTAGCTTAAAAAAAATAGACTAATTCTTTTCATTGTGTAATGATAATAAAATTTTCTGTTATAAAAACCTTATATCACTGCGTAATGAAATCAAAAATAGTAAATAAATATTTACATTTTGCTATTTTTTAATAAAATTTTTATTTTAAAATAAATTAACTGTTTTTATTTTTCTTAAATAATCTTTTTTTAGCAATGCATATTATTGCTGAAAATTTAACTCCCTCATCTTATTTGTAACGATCTCGTATTGTCTTTATTCTATAAAACGGCGTAAAAATCACAAAATTTTATGGTGTGTAGAGGGAACTCAATCACTTATTTATTTCATTAAATGGTATAAAAAAAGCCGTGAGAGAATCTCACGGCTTTTAAAATTTTAAAAAAAGATTATTTATTCTTTTTGGTAGATTTTACATGTTCAGCTTTTGCAGGACGGGTTTTAGTATCAGCTGGAGTGTTTTCACTTCTTACCAGCTTCAACTCGTCAATTAATCTTCTTGCGCCAGCATACTTATCGATAGTCCAAAGAACAAAACGTACGTCAACGTTGATTGTTTTTTGCCATTCCTGTTCAAAAACAATATCACCACTTAAAGCTTCACTGTTTCCATCAAATGCGATCCCTATAAGGTTACCGTCACCATCGATTACCGGAGACCCGGAGTTTCCGCCTGTAATATCATTATTAGAAAGGAAATTAACTGGCATGTAACCGGCAGCATCAGCATATTGACCGAAGTCCTTCATGTTGTAAAGATCAATTACTCTTTGAGGAAGATCAAATTCTTCATCACCTTTTTTATATTTTCCTACCAAACCGGTCATGTCAGTATAATAGTTATCTGTAACACCGAAGTAGTTTCTGTCTGTTCTGATAGGTAATTTGTCAACAGTTCCGTATGTTAACCTCATAGTAGAGTTAGCGTCCGGATAGAACTTTTTCTCAGGCATGGATTTCATTAAACCTGCTAAGAAAAGTCGATTGTTTTTAGCAAAGAAATCATCAACTTTTACAAACTTTTCAACTGCGATCTTTTGATCTTCAGCAAGGCTATTTGCTATTTTCCAAAGCGGATCTGAATCAAGTTTTAATGCATCCGGATTTAAAATAAAGTTAGTTACCGAGGTTTTATTGGCAAAAATAGATGAATAGGCTGTATTGGATAATGTTTTAGCATTTAATCCTAATATAGTTGCAGATGCCACATCCGGATTTTTAACTCTTGCCTGATAAAGGCTTACCATAGCAGCAAGCATTTCCCCTTCCAATGATGGGCTGAAATTATCATAAATTGATTTTACCGCAGCTTCTACTTTTGGTTTCATGGCAAGTCTTCCCTGCATATCTTGTCCTGCATAGGTCTTAAGTAAAGATCCTAATTGATAGGCAACGCTGATATATTTTGAGTTTCTGGAAAGTTGTGACATATAATTTCTTTCAACATTTCTCTCGGAAACCTGTTTGTAGTAGGCCTCAATATCTTCTAAAACTCCATCATATTCTGTATTTCCAGGTTGTGCAGACCACTGTCTGTAGGTTGCTTCGATCTTTTGTTTATCTGAGATTGTCCCATTTTTGATAACAGCATCAATAGTTCCTTGTCTGTTTTTCCAGTAATTAGCAACCGAAGCATACTGGGAAGCGTAATTCAACTGAGTAGCTTTATCTTTATCCATGTACTTTTTCATTACATCCATTGCTACTTTAGAAGCTTCTACCCAAGCCGGATAGTCCTTATCTACCATTTGCTGAATTCCATAAGAAGTTAAATAACGGTTTGTTCTGCCTGGGTAACCAAGGATCATAGAGAAATCTCCAGGCTTAATTCCTTTAAGAGAAACCGGTAGGAAATGTTTAGGCTTTAAAGGGGTATTGCTTGGAGAGTACTCAGCAGGGTTTCCTGCTGCATCAGCATACACTCTGAAAACCGTAAAGTCTGCTGTGTGTCTAGGCCATTCCCAGTTATCAGTATCACCTCCAAATTTACCTAATGATGAAGGAGGTGCACCTACCAATCTTATATCTTTATAATCCTGATAAACGAAATAATAAAACTCGTTTCCATTGAAGAAATCTTTTACTACTACTGTATACTTCCCGTTTTCAGAATTCTCAGCCTGAATTGCTTTAGTTTCAGCATCAATTATGGCTTTTCTTTCCTCACCGGTCATTTTGTTATTTAGTTTAGAATTGATTCTTTGCGAAGCATCATCCATTCTTACTAAAAATCTAACGTATAGATTCTTAGCATTGAATTCGTCTTTTTGCTTCATGGCCCAGAATCCATTCTTCAGATAGTCTTTTTCCGGAGTAGAAGCTGCTGCAACAGCACCATAACCACAGTGGTGGTTTGTGAAAATCAGTCCTTTATCAGAAACAATTTCACCGGTACAGAAGCCTCCAAAACTTACAATAGCATCTTTTAAACTAGAATTGTTTACGGAATAAATTTCTTCTGGAGTTAAATGCAATCCTTCTTTTTGCATATCAACACCATTTAATCTTTTAATGAGCATTAGCAGCCACATACCTTCATCCGCTCTCATCTGGGCAAAGCCCAATAAAAAAGTGAATAGTAGAAATAGTCTTTTCATTTTATAAAATAATTTTGTGTCGCTAATTTACTAATTTTTACGATATTCCGGCCGTGATTGGTATGAAAATGGAAGGATAGGCTGCATGAAAAAAATATTTATAAGTCTATTAGGAGTATTGTTTTTAGGAATGATGATTAATTGTTCATCAGTTCCGGGTGAAAACCTATCAGTTCAAAGAGAATGGATGCTTATATCTTTTGGGAAATTTGATAAAGAAGAAATGGTTAAAAGCCGCGCGGGAATTAACCTTACAGGAGCAATGGAAGGAGAAAAGATTCGTGGAGGGGCATTCATGGGGTGTAATAAAATGTTTTTTACCGGAGAGTTCAGAAAAAATGGGAAAATGAAGATTTCCGGAGTTGGAAGTACAATGATGGCTTGTCAGAATATGAAACTTGAGCGAGCGTTTGTTAATAGCTTTGAAAGGATTACGCGGTATTCAGTGGAGGGTCATTTTCTTTCTTTGTATGATGATAAAGGTATAGTGATGAAGTTTGTTGCCTCAGATTGGGATTAACAGTAATTTTTTTGAAAAATGTACAGATAAAATAAGTCCGCTAAGTAGCGGACTTATTTCGGTTATTAGTTTCTAGGAATAGTTTTTTTTATTTCTTCAAGTGTTGCCGTATTAGAAAGTCCCGTAACGGTTATTTTCTTATTAATAGGTTGACTTGCTTTACGTGAACGCCGATTA
The sequence above is drawn from the Chryseobacterium daecheongense genome and encodes:
- a CDS encoding META domain-containing protein produces the protein MKKIFISLLGVLFLGMMINCSSVPGENLSVQREWMLISFGKFDKEEMVKSRAGINLTGAMEGEKIRGGAFMGCNKMFFTGEFRKNGKMKISGVGSTMMACQNMKLERAFVNSFERITRYSVEGHFLSLYDDKGIVMKFVASDWD
- a CDS encoding S46 family peptidase, whose product is MKRLFLLFTFLLGFAQMRADEGMWLLMLIKRLNGVDMQKEGLHLTPEEIYSVNNSSLKDAIVSFGGFCTGEIVSDKGLIFTNHHCGYGAVAAASTPEKDYLKNGFWAMKQKDEFNAKNLYVRFLVRMDDASQRINSKLNNKMTGEERKAIIDAETKAIQAENSENGKYTVVVKDFFNGNEFYYFVYQDYKDIRLVGAPPSSLGKFGGDTDNWEWPRHTADFTVFRVYADAAGNPAEYSPSNTPLKPKHFLPVSLKGIKPGDFSMILGYPGRTNRYLTSYGIQQMVDKDYPAWVEASKVAMDVMKKYMDKDKATQLNYASQYASVANYWKNRQGTIDAVIKNGTISDKQKIEATYRQWSAQPGNTEYDGVLEDIEAYYKQVSERNVERNYMSQLSRNSKYISVAYQLGSLLKTYAGQDMQGRLAMKPKVEAAVKSIYDNFSPSLEGEMLAAMVSLYQARVKNPDVASATILGLNAKTLSNTAYSSIFANKTSVTNFILNPDALKLDSDPLWKIANSLAEDQKIAVEKFVKVDDFFAKNNRLFLAGLMKSMPEKKFYPDANSTMRLTYGTVDKLPIRTDRNYFGVTDNYYTDMTGLVGKYKKGDEEFDLPQRVIDLYNMKDFGQYADAAGYMPVNFLSNNDITGGNSGSPVIDGDGNLIGIAFDGNSEALSGDIVFEQEWQKTINVDVRFVLWTIDKYAGARRLIDELKLVRSENTPADTKTRPAKAEHVKSTKKNK